A genomic window from Rhodococcus sp. KBS0724 includes:
- the pheT gene encoding phenylalanine--tRNA ligase subunit beta, protein MRVAQSWLTEILQRATPEWEVTPEELDAGFVRVGLEVEELDTLEAIDGPLVVGKVLDITELTEFKKPIRFCQVEVGEAEPRGIVCGARNFAEGDLVVVALPGAVLPGGFAIATRETYGKISDGMICSVAELGIGKDHSGILVLEPGTAEPGADGNELLGLGDTIIELNITPDRGYCFSVRGLTRELACGFDLEFADPASVPAHPAEGQAWPVHLEAESKATRFVMRKVTGIDPKAVSPWWMQRRLLLSGVRPISPAVDVTNYVMLELGQPLHAFDANAVKGDLVVRRAKAGEKLTTLDEVERTLDPEDVVIVDDSGVISLAAVMGGATTEVGSETTDILLEAATWDPLAVFKTARRHKLSSEASKRFERVVDPAIPVAAVDRAAALLVEIAGGRIEPVLTDVGAVAPREAIRMDIDLPDRVAGVSYPNGTAARRLTQVGCTVEVGVSDEGHGQLVATPPSWRPDLVQPADLVEEVLRLEGLEQIPSVLPAAPAGRGLTPKQRRKRTVSKAIAHAGYVEVLPPVFLPTNVFDVWGLDSDDPRRNTSKVLNPLEADRPELATTLLPGLLEVLARNASRGQRDLALYGIAQVVLPGPDTKPVDALPVDRRPTDDQIANLIASLPDQPVHVAAVLSGLRELNGPWGPGRAAEASDTFAAVRVIAAAAGVEVELRAAQYLPWHPGRCAEVLVDGNVVGHAGELHPAVLERAGLPARTCALEIDLDALPLVENLPAPRVSPFPAVLQDVAVVVDRSVPAAEVQEALRVGGGELLEDIRLFDVFEGEQVGEGRKSLAFALRFRGVDRTLTEDEASAARDAAVEAASKAVGAQMRG, encoded by the coding sequence GTGCGAGTAGCGCAATCCTGGCTGACCGAGATCCTGCAGCGGGCAACTCCGGAGTGGGAGGTCACTCCCGAAGAGCTGGACGCAGGGTTCGTCCGGGTAGGGCTCGAAGTCGAGGAACTCGACACACTCGAGGCAATCGACGGCCCCCTGGTGGTCGGCAAGGTCCTCGACATCACCGAACTCACCGAGTTCAAGAAGCCGATCCGTTTCTGCCAGGTCGAGGTCGGCGAAGCAGAACCGCGCGGCATCGTCTGTGGCGCCCGCAATTTCGCCGAGGGTGACCTCGTCGTCGTCGCGTTGCCCGGCGCTGTGCTGCCCGGCGGCTTTGCCATCGCGACTCGTGAGACGTACGGCAAGATTTCCGACGGCATGATCTGCTCGGTCGCGGAACTCGGCATCGGCAAGGACCACTCGGGCATCCTGGTGCTCGAGCCCGGCACTGCTGAACCTGGGGCAGACGGCAACGAGTTGCTCGGACTCGGTGACACGATCATCGAACTGAACATCACCCCGGACCGCGGTTACTGCTTCTCGGTGCGTGGCCTTACCCGTGAGCTCGCCTGCGGTTTCGATCTCGAATTTGCCGATCCCGCTTCGGTTCCCGCCCATCCCGCCGAGGGGCAGGCGTGGCCGGTGCATCTCGAAGCGGAGTCCAAGGCGACGCGATTCGTGATGCGCAAGGTCACCGGTATCGACCCGAAGGCGGTCAGCCCGTGGTGGATGCAGCGACGGTTGCTGCTCTCGGGTGTTCGCCCGATCTCTCCCGCTGTGGACGTCACCAACTACGTGATGCTGGAACTGGGTCAGCCGCTGCACGCATTCGATGCGAATGCAGTGAAGGGTGACCTGGTTGTTCGCCGCGCGAAGGCGGGCGAGAAGCTCACCACTCTCGATGAGGTCGAGCGAACCCTCGATCCCGAGGACGTGGTGATCGTCGACGATTCCGGCGTCATCTCGCTGGCTGCAGTCATGGGCGGCGCGACCACCGAGGTCGGGTCCGAGACCACGGACATCCTGCTCGAAGCTGCTACCTGGGATCCGCTCGCGGTATTCAAGACTGCGCGTCGGCACAAGCTGTCGAGTGAGGCCAGCAAGCGTTTCGAGCGTGTTGTCGACCCGGCTATCCCGGTTGCCGCAGTCGACCGCGCCGCTGCCTTGCTTGTCGAGATCGCCGGTGGCCGTATCGAACCTGTCCTCACGGATGTCGGCGCGGTTGCGCCGCGCGAGGCGATTCGGATGGACATCGACCTTCCCGATCGTGTCGCCGGTGTCAGTTACCCCAACGGCACGGCGGCCCGTCGTCTCACTCAGGTCGGTTGCACGGTCGAGGTCGGAGTCAGCGATGAAGGGCACGGCCAGTTGGTCGCAACCCCGCCGTCGTGGCGTCCGGATCTGGTTCAGCCTGCTGATCTGGTCGAAGAGGTTTTGCGTCTCGAAGGCCTCGAGCAGATTCCGTCGGTACTCCCCGCAGCGCCCGCCGGACGTGGATTGACGCCGAAGCAGCGCCGCAAGCGCACCGTGTCCAAGGCAATTGCTCATGCCGGGTACGTCGAGGTCCTGCCGCCGGTGTTCCTGCCCACCAACGTTTTTGATGTCTGGGGTCTTGACAGCGACGATCCGCGCCGCAATACGAGCAAGGTGCTCAACCCGCTCGAAGCGGATCGCCCTGAACTGGCTACGACGCTCCTGCCCGGATTGTTGGAGGTATTGGCGCGCAACGCTTCTCGCGGTCAGCGTGATCTCGCGCTGTACGGTATCGCTCAGGTTGTGCTTCCGGGACCGGATACCAAGCCTGTTGATGCATTGCCGGTCGACCGACGCCCGACGGATGATCAGATCGCCAATCTGATCGCGTCACTACCGGATCAGCCGGTACACGTCGCCGCTGTTCTCAGTGGTTTGCGTGAACTCAACGGTCCATGGGGCCCCGGCCGTGCGGCCGAGGCATCGGACACGTTTGCCGCGGTGCGCGTCATCGCTGCGGCGGCCGGTGTCGAGGTTGAACTGCGTGCGGCGCAGTACCTGCCGTGGCATCCGGGTCGTTGCGCCGAAGTTCTTGTCGACGGCAATGTTGTCGGTCATGCGGGCGAATTGCATCCGGCTGTTCTCGAGCGGGCCGGACTGCCCGCTCGCACCTGCGCTTTGGAAATCGACCTGGACGCGTTGCCGTTGGTCGAGAACCTGCCCGCACCGCGAGTGTCGCCGTTCCCGGCAGTTTTGCAGGATGTTGCGGTGGTTGTCGACCGCAGCGTTCCGGCTGCCGAGGTTCAGGAAGCTCTACGCGTCGGCGGCGGTGAACTTCTCGAAGATATCCGTCTGTTCGACGTCTTCGAGGGTGAGCAGGTTGGTGAAGGCCGCAAGTCGCTGGCGTTTGCACTCCGTTTCCGCGGCGTGGATCGCACCCTGACCGAGGACGAGGCCAGTGCCGCGCGTGACGCAGCAGTTGAGGCAGCGTCCAAGGCTGTCGGTGCGCAGATGCGCGGCTAG
- a CDS encoding YafY family protein → MENVNRAARLHALLEELRRRGDRGSSATQLAAQFGVTSRTVKRDVETLMESGSAIEGRSGPGGGYRLIGRATLPPVNFTVPQAVSIALALTAVGDAPFADDGRAALAKLLDVMDADSRARVEELSGRVWVRHGEQVEADEESGVNRRAIEQALERKCVVSLRYIDGDGAESTRAVEPHLLAHTRDRWFLIGWCRTRDAVRWFRLDRIQKATLTKVHFVPRETALFGEPPPTARSAADVS, encoded by the coding sequence ATGGAAAACGTGAATCGAGCGGCGAGATTGCACGCACTCCTCGAGGAGTTGCGTCGTCGTGGTGACCGCGGGTCAAGTGCAACGCAGCTTGCTGCGCAATTCGGCGTCACGTCGCGCACAGTCAAACGAGATGTCGAGACATTGATGGAGTCGGGGTCTGCGATCGAAGGTCGTTCCGGACCTGGCGGTGGCTACCGATTGATCGGCCGCGCGACGTTGCCGCCGGTGAATTTCACTGTCCCGCAGGCGGTATCGATCGCCTTGGCGTTGACTGCTGTCGGCGATGCTCCGTTCGCGGACGACGGGCGAGCGGCACTGGCGAAATTACTGGACGTCATGGACGCCGACAGTCGGGCCAGAGTCGAGGAACTCAGCGGGCGCGTCTGGGTTCGTCATGGCGAACAAGTAGAAGCTGATGAGGAGTCAGGAGTCAACCGACGCGCGATCGAGCAGGCATTGGAGCGTAAGTGCGTCGTGTCGTTGCGGTACATCGATGGCGACGGGGCCGAATCTACGCGCGCAGTCGAGCCGCATTTGCTCGCTCACACCCGAGATCGGTGGTTCTTGATCGGGTGGTGCCGAACGCGGGACGCGGTTCGGTGGTTCCGTCTCGATCGGATCCAGAAGGCAACTCTGACGAAGGTGCATTTCGTTCCCCGCGAGACTGCACTGTTCGGAGAACCGCCACCGACGGCTCGCTCGGCGGCCGACGTGAGTTGA
- a CDS encoding DUF1801 domain-containing protein, which yields MATANKTQPSSDDVGAFVDRIADPVKRADSMELISMLSAATGEPPVLWGTSIIGFGARHYRYASGHEGDTALIGFSPRATALTLYLSLNFDDHAEALDRLGKHKIGKGCLYVKRLSDVDRSALEALVAESVAAARNMSA from the coding sequence GTGGCAACAGCAAACAAAACGCAGCCGTCCTCGGATGATGTCGGCGCCTTTGTCGATCGAATTGCCGACCCGGTCAAACGTGCCGACAGCATGGAATTGATATCCATGCTGTCGGCCGCGACCGGCGAACCGCCGGTGCTGTGGGGCACCAGCATCATCGGATTCGGTGCCCGCCATTACCGCTATGCCAGCGGTCACGAAGGTGACACCGCACTGATCGGGTTCTCACCCCGAGCCACCGCACTCACTCTCTATCTGTCGCTGAACTTCGACGACCACGCTGAGGCACTCGACCGTCTGGGCAAGCACAAGATCGGCAAAGGCTGCCTCTATGTCAAACGGCTCAGTGATGTCGATCGCTCGGCATTGGAAGCACTGGTCGCGGAATCCGTTGCGGCGGCACGGAATATGAGCGCCTGA
- a CDS encoding alpha/beta fold hydrolase, translating to MKTHIVLVPGFWLGAWAWDAVLPHLERPDTRVTALTLPGLESVDSPRRTVTLDSHVRAIVDAVSSSDERTILVVHSGAGASGYAATDRVPDQIARIVYVDSGPMPDGTALRPDLADDAVEIPLPTWAELEADGSSIDGLDDDALTAFRDHAVPEPAGAARDQIVLTDPRRYAVRTTVVCSSFPSDVIKQMADGGFPVAVELAKLPVTYVDLPTGHWPMWSRPKELAEAILEAVDA from the coding sequence ATGAAAACTCACATCGTTCTGGTTCCCGGATTCTGGCTTGGCGCATGGGCGTGGGACGCGGTACTCCCCCACCTCGAACGCCCCGACACCCGCGTCACCGCACTGACCTTGCCAGGACTCGAGTCTGTGGACTCACCCCGGCGCACCGTAACTCTCGATTCCCACGTCCGCGCAATCGTCGACGCCGTCTCGAGTTCGGACGAACGCACGATCCTCGTCGTGCACAGCGGCGCCGGAGCGTCCGGATACGCCGCCACCGATCGCGTACCCGACCAGATTGCGCGAATCGTCTACGTCGACAGCGGTCCGATGCCGGACGGCACCGCACTTCGACCCGATCTCGCCGACGATGCGGTCGAGATTCCACTACCGACTTGGGCTGAATTGGAAGCGGACGGGAGCAGCATCGATGGACTCGACGACGACGCTTTGACGGCGTTTCGGGATCACGCCGTCCCCGAACCTGCGGGCGCAGCCCGCGACCAGATCGTCCTGACCGATCCGAGACGCTATGCCGTTCGCACCACTGTGGTGTGCAGCAGCTTCCCGTCCGATGTCATCAAGCAGATGGCTGATGGTGGATTTCCCGTTGCCGTCGAACTCGCGAAGTTGCCGGTGACGTACGTCGACCTTCCGACCGGACACTGGCCGATGTGGTCACGCCCGAAGGAGTTGGCTGAAGCAATCCTCGAGGCCGTAGACGCCTAG
- the rplT gene encoding 50S ribosomal protein L20 — MARVKRAVNAQKKRRSILAASSGYRGQRSRLYTKAKEQQLHSMVYAYRDRRARKGEFRKLWITRINAAARANDITYNRLIQGLRLAEVDVDRKILAELAVSDAEAFAGLVALAKAALPADVNAPAGEAA; from the coding sequence GTGGCACGCGTAAAGAGGGCGGTCAACGCCCAGAAGAAGCGTCGTTCAATTCTTGCTGCATCCAGCGGCTACCGTGGACAGCGTTCGCGTCTGTACACCAAGGCCAAGGAGCAGCAGCTCCACTCGATGGTTTACGCATACCGCGACCGTCGTGCACGCAAGGGTGAGTTCCGCAAGCTGTGGATCACGCGCATCAACGCTGCAGCTCGGGCCAACGACATCACGTACAACCGCCTGATCCAGGGCCTGCGCCTGGCTGAGGTCGACGTCGACCGCAAGATCCTCGCCGAGCTCGCCGTCTCCGATGCAGAGGCCTTTGCCGGCCTCGTTGCACTCGCGAAGGCCGCTCTGCCGGCTGACGTGAATGCGCCTGCCGGAGAAGCAGCCTGA
- a CDS encoding DUF1844 domain-containing protein, translating to MSENFEADQNTDANPDVRELSEVPAVEVISRAAVMLMSSAAEKLGLSDADPSASPYLDLDEARRVITALAGLVTASVEYLGPHAGPIREGLQALQRAFREASSHPDEPGKGPGEKFTGPVY from the coding sequence ATGAGTGAGAACTTCGAAGCAGATCAGAACACCGACGCGAACCCTGATGTCCGCGAACTCTCCGAGGTTCCCGCAGTCGAGGTCATCAGCCGCGCCGCCGTGATGCTGATGAGCTCCGCAGCAGAGAAGCTCGGCCTGTCCGACGCCGACCCGTCAGCCAGCCCGTACCTGGACCTGGACGAGGCACGCCGCGTCATCACCGCGCTGGCCGGTCTGGTCACCGCATCCGTCGAATACCTCGGCCCCCACGCCGGCCCGATTCGCGAAGGCCTGCAAGCCCTGCAACGTGCGTTCCGCGAAGCGTCGTCGCACCCAGACGAGCCTGGCAAGGGCCCGGGCGAGAAGTTCACCGGCCCGGTCTACTGA
- the pheS gene encoding phenylalanine--tRNA ligase subunit alpha codes for MAKNEGATPPDVDASALTEEALTAAAENAEKALAEAADLDALAQVKVEHMGDKSPIALARRGLGKLPGKEKADAGKRVNIFRTRISSAYDARREVLLAERDAAVLVAEAIDVTLPSDRYPVGARHPISLISEQVADVFVAMGWEVAEGPEVETEHFNFDALNFLPDHPARTMQDTFHLAPENSRQVLRTHTSPVQVRTMLTREVPIYVVCPGRTFRTDELDATHTPVFSQVEGLAVDKGLTMANLRGTLDAFARALFGPETRTRMRPNYFPFTEPSAEVDVWFANKKGGAGWVEWGGCGMVNPNVLRASGIDPDEYSGFAFGMGLERTLQFRNGIPDMRDIVEGDVRFTLPFGVAG; via the coding sequence GTGGCCAAAAATGAGGGCGCGACCCCGCCGGACGTCGACGCGAGTGCGCTCACCGAAGAGGCGCTGACCGCGGCCGCGGAGAACGCAGAGAAGGCGCTCGCGGAGGCGGCAGACCTGGATGCATTGGCTCAGGTCAAGGTTGAGCACATGGGGGACAAGTCCCCGATCGCCCTCGCTCGGCGTGGTCTCGGCAAACTTCCGGGTAAGGAAAAGGCCGACGCCGGCAAGCGTGTCAACATTTTCCGGACCCGCATCAGTTCTGCGTACGACGCTCGCCGCGAGGTTCTCCTCGCCGAGCGTGACGCCGCTGTGCTGGTAGCCGAGGCAATCGACGTCACGCTGCCGTCCGATCGTTACCCAGTGGGTGCCCGTCATCCCATCAGCTTGATCTCCGAGCAGGTCGCCGACGTGTTTGTCGCGATGGGCTGGGAGGTCGCCGAGGGTCCGGAGGTCGAGACCGAGCACTTCAACTTCGACGCTCTGAACTTCCTGCCGGATCATCCCGCGCGGACGATGCAGGACACGTTCCATCTGGCTCCGGAGAACTCGCGTCAGGTGCTGCGAACGCACACTTCGCCCGTGCAGGTGCGCACGATGCTCACGCGTGAGGTTCCGATCTACGTCGTCTGCCCTGGTCGTACCTTCCGTACCGACGAACTTGATGCGACGCACACCCCGGTGTTCTCCCAGGTCGAAGGTCTAGCCGTCGACAAGGGCCTGACGATGGCGAACCTTCGCGGAACTCTGGACGCGTTCGCGCGCGCCCTGTTCGGTCCTGAAACTCGGACGCGTATGCGCCCCAACTACTTCCCGTTCACGGAACCGTCGGCCGAGGTCGACGTGTGGTTCGCGAACAAGAAGGGTGGCGCCGGGTGGGTCGAATGGGGCGGCTGCGGCATGGTCAACCCGAACGTGCTGCGCGCCAGCGGAATTGATCCGGACGAGTATTCGGGATTTGCGTTCGGCATGGGCCTCGAGCGGACTTTGCAGTTCCGCAACGGCATCCCGGACATGCGTGACATCGTCGAAGGCGACGTGCGTTTCACGCTGCCCTTCGGTGTTGCAGGCTGA
- a CDS encoding Lrp/AsnC family transcriptional regulator, with protein sequence MGADIADKSLYIDEIDLRIINALQLAPRSTWLSLAEPLELDAATIARRWNRLSESALAWVTVTPGPSVLDAIVTAVIEIDCAPSQLDAIAERLTTLAHAVTIEISTGRADLLVTAGTPDLASMSQFISQQIATIDGIQSLRTSIITRWFTEGGRWRLNALAPSERGILTAGESSGRRSRSRISAVSEQDRTLLTTLAHDGRTPMRELADSIGISSAACKRQIDRLTSSGSVALRCEFARPVAGLPILATLWCRIDAEHLDTVGRLISRAPEVRNCFAVVGRENLVVQLWLHSPAELDAFEIRLRGEYPELRIGDRSIVLYIRKLLGHVLDQHGRRTSTVAPDVWLPR encoded by the coding sequence ATGGGTGCTGACATTGCTGATAAAAGTCTCTACATCGATGAAATCGACTTGAGGATAATTAATGCGCTGCAACTCGCCCCGCGCTCTACGTGGCTCTCGCTGGCCGAGCCACTCGAACTCGATGCCGCGACAATCGCCCGCCGGTGGAATCGCCTCTCGGAATCCGCGCTGGCGTGGGTGACAGTTACCCCTGGACCAAGCGTCCTCGACGCCATCGTGACAGCTGTAATCGAAATAGACTGCGCGCCGTCGCAACTCGACGCGATAGCCGAGCGCCTGACAACGCTGGCTCACGCGGTCACCATCGAAATCTCCACCGGCAGAGCCGATCTCCTGGTCACTGCCGGAACCCCAGATCTGGCTTCCATGTCGCAGTTCATTTCCCAACAGATCGCCACGATCGACGGCATACAAAGCCTGCGAACTTCGATCATCACACGCTGGTTCACCGAAGGCGGCCGGTGGCGCCTCAATGCGCTTGCGCCATCCGAGCGCGGCATCCTGACTGCCGGCGAATCGAGTGGGCGACGCTCACGCTCCCGGATAAGCGCAGTATCGGAACAAGACCGCACACTTCTCACCACACTCGCTCATGACGGGCGGACCCCGATGCGGGAACTTGCCGATTCGATCGGAATCAGTTCAGCCGCCTGCAAGCGGCAAATCGACCGCCTCACCTCATCGGGATCGGTGGCATTGCGGTGCGAATTCGCACGCCCCGTCGCGGGACTACCCATACTCGCAACCCTGTGGTGCCGCATCGACGCCGAGCATCTCGACACGGTGGGCCGGCTCATCAGTAGAGCCCCTGAGGTACGGAACTGTTTTGCCGTCGTCGGCCGCGAGAATCTCGTGGTGCAATTGTGGCTGCATTCGCCCGCAGAACTCGACGCATTCGAGATTCGACTGCGCGGAGAGTACCCCGAGTTGCGTATCGGGGACCGCTCGATCGTGCTCTACATCCGCAAACTACTCGGTCACGTGCTCGACCAGCATGGTCGCCGGACGAGTACCGTCGCGCCGGACGTCTGGCTTCCCCGATGA
- the rpmI gene encoding 50S ribosomal protein L35: MPKMKSHSGASKRFKVSGSGKLLRQKAGRRHLLEHKASKVTRRLDGVAVVSPDDAPRIKRMLGI; encoded by the coding sequence ATGCCCAAGATGAAGAGCCACAGCGGCGCCTCGAAGCGATTCAAGGTATCCGGTTCCGGCAAGCTCCTGCGCCAGAAGGCCGGCCGTCGCCACCTTCTCGAGCACAAGGCCAGCAAGGTTACCCGTCGTCTCGACGGTGTCGCTGTCGTCAGCCCTGATGACGCACCGCGCATCAAGCGCATGCTCGGCATCTGA
- a CDS encoding RNA methyltransferase, whose product MDPLTERTPRVVSAVKLLRTAERRKAGRFLVEGENSVTEVLKANSTGAATTVRDLFYTESAAERYQHVIDLALSSGVRAALVTDRAAKALSDTVTPPGLVAVCDLLDVPLSDAIRSDTKLLAVPVEVNEPGNAGTVIRIADAVGADAAILAGDSVDPHNGKVVRSSAGSLFHLPVVRERDTDAVIEQIRAAGIQILATAADGEIDLDNADELLSKPTAWLFGNEAHGLDPAIAARADYRVRIPIHGRAESLNLATAAAICLYASARVQHRDADQG is encoded by the coding sequence GTGGATCCGCTCACCGAGCGGACTCCGCGGGTCGTTTCTGCTGTCAAGCTCCTGCGCACAGCAGAACGACGTAAAGCAGGACGATTCCTGGTCGAGGGTGAAAACTCCGTCACGGAAGTTTTGAAGGCAAACAGCACTGGCGCTGCCACAACAGTGCGCGACCTCTTCTATACGGAGAGCGCCGCCGAGCGATACCAGCATGTCATCGACTTGGCGTTGAGTTCCGGGGTTCGGGCTGCGCTGGTCACCGACCGCGCCGCAAAGGCGTTGAGCGACACGGTGACTCCGCCCGGCTTGGTTGCCGTGTGTGATCTCCTCGATGTTCCGCTGTCGGACGCGATTCGCTCGGACACCAAGCTCTTGGCCGTTCCGGTCGAGGTCAACGAACCGGGCAACGCGGGCACCGTAATTCGGATTGCCGACGCAGTGGGCGCCGATGCCGCGATCCTGGCCGGCGACAGCGTGGACCCCCACAACGGCAAGGTGGTTCGTTCGTCGGCGGGCAGCCTGTTCCATCTCCCGGTGGTTCGTGAACGCGATACCGATGCGGTGATCGAACAGATTCGCGCTGCCGGTATTCAGATACTGGCGACTGCAGCCGACGGAGAGATCGATCTCGACAACGCAGACGAGTTGTTGAGTAAGCCGACGGCCTGGCTGTTCGGGAACGAAGCACATGGTCTTGATCCGGCCATTGCGGCTCGCGCCGACTACCGTGTTCGGATTCCGATCCATGGGCGCGCCGAAAGCCTTAATCTGGCGACTGCAGCTGCTATCTGCCTCTATGCGAGTGCGCGGGTGCAACATCGCGACGCGGATCAAGGCTGA
- the infC gene encoding translation initiation factor IF-3 gives MSTETRINDRIRVPEVRLVGPGGEQVGIVRVEDALRLALEADLDLVEVAPDARPPVCKIMDYGKFKYEAAQKARESRKNQTLTVIKEQKLRPKIDAHDYETKKRNVVRFLEAGSKVKVTIMFRGREQSRPELGYRLLQRLGADVADLGFVETSAKQDGRNMTMVLAPHKGAKTRVKAQESAQAPVAQAAPKPAPEAPAAPAADEAAPEAPTS, from the coding sequence ATCAGCACTGAGACCCGCATCAACGATCGTATCCGCGTTCCCGAGGTCCGTTTGGTCGGACCTGGCGGTGAACAGGTAGGCATCGTGCGTGTTGAAGATGCACTCCGCTTGGCTCTGGAAGCCGACCTCGACCTTGTCGAGGTAGCTCCTGATGCCCGTCCGCCGGTCTGCAAGATCATGGACTACGGCAAGTTCAAGTACGAAGCTGCACAGAAAGCCCGTGAGTCTCGCAAGAACCAGACTCTTACGGTCATCAAGGAGCAGAAGCTTCGCCCCAAGATCGACGCCCACGACTACGAGACAAAGAAGCGCAACGTTGTTCGCTTCCTCGAAGCTGGTTCCAAGGTCAAGGTCACGATCATGTTCCGCGGTCGTGAGCAGTCACGTCCCGAGCTCGGCTACCGCCTTCTGCAGCGTCTGGGAGCAGACGTCGCGGATCTCGGTTTCGTCGAGACCTCGGCTAAGCAGGACGGTCGCAACATGACGATGGTCCTGGCGCCACACAAGGGTGCCAAGACTCGCGTCAAGGCTCAGGAAAGCGCTCAGGCGCCAGTCGCTCAGGCTGCTCCCAAGCCGGCTCCCGAAGCACCGGCAGCGCCGGCAGCCGACGAAGCGGCTCCCGAAGCTCCGACCAGCTAG
- a CDS encoding NAD(P)/FAD-dependent oxidoreductase, with product MSTENKYAVIGAGPSGLAGARNLDRAGIEFDGFESHDDVGGLWDIDNPHSTVYESAHLISSKSTTAFTEFPMADSVADYPSHVELAAYFRDYADAHDLRKKFSFGTTVVDVTPTGSRWKVTTRSRDGETASAAYRGVIIANGTLSKPNMPTFPGEFSGELLHTSEYRSAEIFRGKRVLVIGAGNSGCDIAVDAVHYADSVDLSVRRGYYFVPKYLFGRPSDTLNQGKPLPPWIKQRLDTLVLKQFTGDPVRFGFPAPDYKIYESHPVVNSLILHHVGHGDVRVRADIDGFDGDSVHFVDGSVSDYDLVLCATGYHLDYPFIARKHLDWAGAAPDLFLNVASRRHDTLFVLGMVEASGLGWQGRFEQAEMVAKLIKARTDAPAAAREFDAAAAGPPPDLSGGYRYLTLGRMAYYVNKDAYRAEIKRHIALFDSALTKGGQ from the coding sequence ATGAGCACAGAGAACAAGTACGCGGTGATCGGTGCGGGACCGTCGGGTTTGGCCGGGGCTCGCAACCTCGATCGGGCAGGTATCGAGTTCGACGGTTTCGAGAGCCACGACGATGTCGGTGGACTCTGGGACATCGACAACCCGCACAGCACCGTGTACGAGTCGGCCCACCTCATTTCGTCGAAAAGCACTACCGCATTCACGGAATTTCCGATGGCGGATTCGGTGGCCGACTATCCCAGTCATGTGGAGCTCGCCGCGTATTTTCGCGACTATGCAGATGCCCATGATCTCCGGAAGAAGTTCAGCTTCGGAACCACCGTCGTTGACGTCACGCCGACTGGCTCGCGCTGGAAGGTGACGACCCGCAGCCGTGACGGGGAGACCGCGTCCGCGGCGTATCGGGGCGTAATCATCGCCAACGGGACGCTGTCCAAGCCGAACATGCCCACGTTTCCGGGTGAGTTCAGCGGCGAACTCCTGCATACGAGTGAGTACCGGAGCGCAGAGATTTTTCGTGGAAAACGGGTCCTGGTCATCGGGGCGGGCAACAGTGGGTGCGATATAGCCGTCGACGCTGTTCACTACGCCGATTCCGTGGATCTGAGTGTTCGGCGCGGGTACTACTTCGTTCCGAAGTACCTGTTCGGGCGTCCGTCGGACACGCTGAATCAGGGAAAGCCGTTGCCGCCGTGGATCAAACAACGACTCGATACCCTGGTGCTCAAACAGTTCACGGGTGATCCGGTGCGGTTCGGCTTTCCGGCGCCCGATTACAAGATCTACGAGTCGCATCCGGTGGTGAACTCCTTGATCTTGCACCACGTCGGTCACGGTGACGTGCGGGTTCGCGCTGACATCGACGGTTTCGACGGGGACAGCGTCCATTTTGTCGACGGATCGGTCTCCGACTACGACCTCGTGCTCTGCGCGACCGGCTACCACCTCGACTACCCGTTTATTGCGCGGAAGCATCTGGATTGGGCAGGGGCAGCGCCGGATCTATTTCTGAACGTCGCCAGCCGCCGGCACGACACCCTGTTTGTCCTCGGCATGGTCGAAGCGTCGGGCCTCGGGTGGCAGGGCCGCTTCGAGCAGGCCGAGATGGTCGCGAAACTGATCAAAGCGCGGACGGACGCTCCCGCGGCAGCGCGTGAATTCGACGCGGCCGCAGCTGGTCCGCCGCCCGATCTGTCCGGGGGATATCGGTATCTGACGTTGGGCCGGATGGCGTATTACGTGAACAAGGAC